One genomic region from Sciurus carolinensis chromosome 2, mSciCar1.2, whole genome shotgun sequence encodes:
- the C2H15orf39 gene encoding uncharacterized protein C15orf39 homolog isoform X1, with the protein MAEKRPLGTLGPVIYGKLPRLEADSGPGHSLPPSAGNQDPCNYKGAYFSCPIGGTPKAGSERLASWTPYPPLYSASVAGPPLRADSLLTNCLLYRPPAEGSEKMQDSSPVELLPFSPQSHTYPGPPLAAPKPVYRSPLCYGLPTCLGEGPAKRPLDVDWTLMTGPLLPSADPPCSLGSAPGKGQALDSTFLRGVPAGGSGKDPSLSFSSCQTFLEKYRTIHSTGFLASKYTGPYSGDSKQAMVDGPSSPWTQLAQPLGPPCQEAIPTHYPLPPPPQALPCPPACRHPEKQGSYSSVIPLQPLGVHKGAGYQAGGLGSPYLRQQAAQTPYMPPVGLDTYPYPSAPLPAPSPGLKLEPPLAPRCPLDFAPQTLGFPYARDDLSLYGASPGLGGTPPSQNSVQSVPQPSAFQRACQPLPASQPCSEPTRPAEKPAQEAEEKTWLPSCRKEQLQTPLSEHSGAPIVIRDSPVPRTSPALHPCAQEHQSLPQKEGARPPGSPPMPVIDNVFSLAPYRDYLDVQTPEATAEPDSAPAPSESHNKDCGGTLTAQEGSSEPCCSLREERALDLSVKKPIAEAAPIKVPSPTVHAKPTATVDLPDIGNTASGLPGLKKVVTEAPGMPVTTEATPRTNFHSSVAFMFRKFKILRPSPLPAAVDPATPTSAPAPVQPAPTPPTVPMGLQILTQPLPVACFNLALPSPPAIAVAAAAPASAPAPAPAPAPAPTLAPASARAPVATAAPEDSPEQHFTGLHASLCDAISGSVAHSPPEKLREWLAMTGPWGRAAWQDCQGVQGLLSKLLSQLQRFVCTQQCPFPHVVRAGAIFVPIHLVKERLFPRLPPASVDHVLQEHRVELRPTTLSEERALRERALHGCTSRMLKLLALRQLPDIYPDLLGLQWRDCVRRQLGDFDTEAGAVPTSEPNMARDEPESIALARKSPAPKVRKPGRKPPTPGPEKADATAGEGSNGPSPTPAASTGSPGPTLRARFRNLLETAWLNGLALPTWGHKASGPDRPPPCPQLLGSQSHHL; encoded by the exons ATGGCAGAGAAGCGCCCACTGGGGACTCTGGGGCCTGTGATATATGGCAAGCTGCCCCGCCTAGAAGCAGACTCAGGGCCTGGACACAGCCTGCCCCCCTCTGCTGGTAACCAGGATCCCTGCAACTACAAGGGTGCCTACTTCTCCTGCCCTATCGGGGGTACACCCAAGGCAGGATCTGAGCGGTTGGCATCCTGGACTCCATACCCACCCTTGTATTCCGCCAGCGTGGCAGGACCTCCACTTCGGGCAGACAGCCTGTTGACCAACTGCCTGCTCTACCGACCACCAGCAGAAGGTTCTGAGAAGATGCAGGACTCCAGCCCTGTGGAGCTCTTGCCCTTCAGTCCCCAGTCTCATACATACCCAGGCCCACCTCTGGCAGCACCCAAACCCGTCTACCGCAGCCCCCTGTGTTATGGCCTCCCAACTTGCCTTGGGGAGGGGCCAGCGAAGCGGCCATTGGATGTTGACTGGACCCTGATGACTGGGCCTCTGTTGCCCTCTGCTGACCCACCCTGTTCCCTGGGCTCAGCTCCTGGGAAGGGCCAGGCCCTGGACAGCACCTTTTTACGTGGGGTACCAGCTGGGGGCTCTGGCAAAGACCCTTCACTGAGTTTCTCCTCATGCCAGACATTCCTGGAAAAATATCGGACCATCCATAGCACAGGCTTTCTGGCCTCTAAATATACAGGTCCTTACTCTGGGGATTCTAAACAAGCAATGGTGGATGGACCCTCAAGTCCTTGGACCCAGTTGGCCCAGCCCCTGGGGCCACCCTGCCAAGAGGCGATACCCACCCATTACCCACTCCCTCCCCCTCCACAGGCCCTGCCTTGCCCCCCAGCCTGTCGTCACCCGGAGAAGCAAGGCAGCTACAGCTCTGTGATCCCGCTGCAGCCTCTGGGAGTCCACAAGGGGGCTGGGTACCAGGCTGGTGGACTGGGTAGCCCCTATCTGAGGCAGCAGGCAGCCCAGACCCCGTACATGCCGCCAGTGGGACTGGATACTTACCCCTACCCGTCTGCCCCACTCCCAGCACCCTCACCAGGCCTCAAGCTGGAGCCCCCTCTTGCTCCACGGTGCCCACTGGACTTTGCCCCGCAGACTCTGGGGTTTCCTTATGCCCGGGACGACCTCTCTCTCTATGGGGCATCCCCAGGGCTTGGAGGGACACCACCTTCCCAGAACAGTGTGCAGTCTGTGCCACAGCCCAGTGCCTTCCAGCGGGCATGCCAACCTttgccagccagccagccatgcTCTGAGCCTACAAGGCCTGCAGAAAAGCCAGCACAGGAAGCTGAAGAAAAGACATGGCTGCCCAGCTGTAGGAAAGAGCAGCTTCAGACCCCACTCAGTGAGCACTCCGGGGCACCCATTGTCATCCGAGACAGTCCAGTGCCCCGCACCTCACCAGCACTGCACCCCTGTGCCCAAGAGCACCAGTCTCTCCCACAGAAGGAGGGTGCTAGACCACCCGGCTCTCCACCAATGCCTGTTATTGACAACGTCTTCAGCCTGGCCCCCTACCGTGACTATCTAGATGTGCAGACACCAGAGGCCACAGCTGAGCCAGATTCAGCCCCAGCTCCCAGCGAAAGCCACAACAAAGACTGCGGGGGGACCTTAACTGCCCAGGAGGGGTCCTCAGAGCCTTGCTGCTCACTTCGGGAGGAGAGGGCCTTGGACTTGAGTGTGAAGAAGCCCATAGCAGAGGCTGCTCCTATCAAGGTCCCTAGTCCTACAGTGCATGCCAAGCCCACTGCCACTGTGGACTTGCCAGACATAGGGAACACAGCTTCAGGTCTGCCAGGCCTGAAAAAGGTGGTCACAGAAGCACCTGGAATGCCAGTGACCACAGAGGCCACACCAAGGACCAATTTCCATAGCTCTGTGGCCTTCATGTTCCGAAAATTCAAGATCCTCCGTCCATCACCCTTACCTGCAGCTGTGgacccagccacacccacctcgGCTCCTGCCCCTGTACAGCCTGCACCCACCCCGCCAACTGTACCCATGGGACTGCAGATTCTCACTCAGCCCTTGCCAGTGGCATGCTTCAACCTGGCCCTGCCTAGCCCTCCAGCCATAGCTGTGGCAGCCGcagccccagcctcagctccagcccctgccccagccccagccccagcccctactcTTGCCCCTGCTTCAGCTCGAGCTCCAGTTGCTACTGCAGCCCCAGAAGATTCTCCAGAGCAGCACTTTACAGGGCTGCATGCATCCCTGTGTGATGCCATCTCGGGCTCCGTGGCCCACTCCCCACCAGAGAAGCTGCGTGAGTGGCTCGCAATGACTGGGCCATGGGGCCGGGCTGCATGGCAGGACTGCCAGGGTGTGCAGGGACTGCTCAGCAAGTTGCTGTCCCAGTTGCAGAGATTCGTATGCACACAGCAGTGCCCCTTTCCCCATGTGGTACGGGCTGGTGCCATCTTTGTGCCCATCCACCTGGTGAAGGAGCGGCTCTTCCCACGGCTGCCCCCCGCCTCTGTGGACCATGTGCTGCAGGAGCACCGTGTGGAGCTGCGGCCTACCACACTATCAGAGGAGCGGGCGCTGCGGGAGCGTGCCCTGCACGGCTGCACCTCACGCATGCTGAAGCTGCTGGCACTGCGCCAGCTGCCTGACATCTACCCCGACCTGCTGGGCCTACAGTGGCGAGACTGCGTGCGCCGCCAGCTGG GTGACTTTGACACTGAGGCTGGAGCTGTTCCCACCTCAGAACCCAACATGGCCAGAGATGAGCCAGAGAGCATAGCACTGGCTCGGAAGTCACCAGCCCCCAAGGtcaggaagccagggaggaagCCACCAACCCCTGGCCCGGAGAAAGCAGATGCAACTGCTGGGGAAGGGTCAAATGGTCCTTCACCTACCCCTGCTGCCAGCACCGGCTCACCTGGCCCCACGCTGAGGGCCCGCTTCCGAAACCTGCTGGAAACTGCCTGGCTCAATGGCCTGGCACTGCCCACGTGGGGCCACAAGGCCTCAGGACCTGACCggcccccaccctgcccacagCTACTGGGCAGCCAGAGCCATCACCTGTAA
- the C2H15orf39 gene encoding uncharacterized protein C15orf39 homolog isoform X2, which produces MAEKRPLGTLGPVIYGKLPRLEADSGPGHSLPPSAGNQDPCNYKGAYFSCPIGGTPKAGSERLASWTPYPPLYSASVAGPPLRADSLLTNCLLYRPPAEGSEKMQDSSPVELLPFSPQSHTYPGPPLAAPKPVYRSPLCYGLPTCLGEGPAKRPLDVDWTLMTGPLLPSADPPCSLGSAPGKGQALDSTFLRGVPAGGSGKDPSLSFSSCQTFLEKYRTIHSTGFLASKYTGPYSGDSKQAMVDGPSSPWTQLAQPLGPPCQEAIPTHYPLPPPPQALPCPPACRHPEKQGSYSSVIPLQPLGVHKGAGYQAGGLGSPYLRQQAAQTPYMPPVGLDTYPYPSAPLPAPSPGLKLEPPLAPRCPLDFAPQTLGFPYARDDLSLYGASPGLGGTPPSQNSVQSVPQPSAFQRACQPLPASQPCSEPTRPAEKPAQEAEEKTWLPSCRKEQLQTPLSEHSGAPIVIRDSPVPRTSPALHPCAQEHQSLPQKEGARPPGSPPMPVIDNVFSLAPYRDYLDVQTPEATAEPDSAPAPSESHNKDCGGTLTAQEGSSEPCCSLREERALDLSVKKPIAEAAPIKVPSPTVHAKPTATVDLPDIGNTASGLPGLKKVVTEAPGMPVTTEATPRTNFHSSVAFMFRKFKILRPSPLPAAVDPATPTSAPAPVQPAPTPPTVPMGLQILTQPLPVACFNLALPSPPAIAVAAAAPASAPAPAPAPAPAPTLAPASARAPVATAAPEDSPEQHFTGLHASLCDAISGSVAHSPPEKLREWLAMTGPWGRAAWQDCQGVQGLLSKLLSQLQRFVCTQQCPFPHVVRAGAIFVPIHLVKERLFPRLPPASVDHVLQEHRVELRPTTLSEERALRERALHGCTSRMLKLLALRQLPDIYPDLLGLQWRDCVRRQLGEHGAAPVATRAVSE; this is translated from the coding sequence ATGGCAGAGAAGCGCCCACTGGGGACTCTGGGGCCTGTGATATATGGCAAGCTGCCCCGCCTAGAAGCAGACTCAGGGCCTGGACACAGCCTGCCCCCCTCTGCTGGTAACCAGGATCCCTGCAACTACAAGGGTGCCTACTTCTCCTGCCCTATCGGGGGTACACCCAAGGCAGGATCTGAGCGGTTGGCATCCTGGACTCCATACCCACCCTTGTATTCCGCCAGCGTGGCAGGACCTCCACTTCGGGCAGACAGCCTGTTGACCAACTGCCTGCTCTACCGACCACCAGCAGAAGGTTCTGAGAAGATGCAGGACTCCAGCCCTGTGGAGCTCTTGCCCTTCAGTCCCCAGTCTCATACATACCCAGGCCCACCTCTGGCAGCACCCAAACCCGTCTACCGCAGCCCCCTGTGTTATGGCCTCCCAACTTGCCTTGGGGAGGGGCCAGCGAAGCGGCCATTGGATGTTGACTGGACCCTGATGACTGGGCCTCTGTTGCCCTCTGCTGACCCACCCTGTTCCCTGGGCTCAGCTCCTGGGAAGGGCCAGGCCCTGGACAGCACCTTTTTACGTGGGGTACCAGCTGGGGGCTCTGGCAAAGACCCTTCACTGAGTTTCTCCTCATGCCAGACATTCCTGGAAAAATATCGGACCATCCATAGCACAGGCTTTCTGGCCTCTAAATATACAGGTCCTTACTCTGGGGATTCTAAACAAGCAATGGTGGATGGACCCTCAAGTCCTTGGACCCAGTTGGCCCAGCCCCTGGGGCCACCCTGCCAAGAGGCGATACCCACCCATTACCCACTCCCTCCCCCTCCACAGGCCCTGCCTTGCCCCCCAGCCTGTCGTCACCCGGAGAAGCAAGGCAGCTACAGCTCTGTGATCCCGCTGCAGCCTCTGGGAGTCCACAAGGGGGCTGGGTACCAGGCTGGTGGACTGGGTAGCCCCTATCTGAGGCAGCAGGCAGCCCAGACCCCGTACATGCCGCCAGTGGGACTGGATACTTACCCCTACCCGTCTGCCCCACTCCCAGCACCCTCACCAGGCCTCAAGCTGGAGCCCCCTCTTGCTCCACGGTGCCCACTGGACTTTGCCCCGCAGACTCTGGGGTTTCCTTATGCCCGGGACGACCTCTCTCTCTATGGGGCATCCCCAGGGCTTGGAGGGACACCACCTTCCCAGAACAGTGTGCAGTCTGTGCCACAGCCCAGTGCCTTCCAGCGGGCATGCCAACCTttgccagccagccagccatgcTCTGAGCCTACAAGGCCTGCAGAAAAGCCAGCACAGGAAGCTGAAGAAAAGACATGGCTGCCCAGCTGTAGGAAAGAGCAGCTTCAGACCCCACTCAGTGAGCACTCCGGGGCACCCATTGTCATCCGAGACAGTCCAGTGCCCCGCACCTCACCAGCACTGCACCCCTGTGCCCAAGAGCACCAGTCTCTCCCACAGAAGGAGGGTGCTAGACCACCCGGCTCTCCACCAATGCCTGTTATTGACAACGTCTTCAGCCTGGCCCCCTACCGTGACTATCTAGATGTGCAGACACCAGAGGCCACAGCTGAGCCAGATTCAGCCCCAGCTCCCAGCGAAAGCCACAACAAAGACTGCGGGGGGACCTTAACTGCCCAGGAGGGGTCCTCAGAGCCTTGCTGCTCACTTCGGGAGGAGAGGGCCTTGGACTTGAGTGTGAAGAAGCCCATAGCAGAGGCTGCTCCTATCAAGGTCCCTAGTCCTACAGTGCATGCCAAGCCCACTGCCACTGTGGACTTGCCAGACATAGGGAACACAGCTTCAGGTCTGCCAGGCCTGAAAAAGGTGGTCACAGAAGCACCTGGAATGCCAGTGACCACAGAGGCCACACCAAGGACCAATTTCCATAGCTCTGTGGCCTTCATGTTCCGAAAATTCAAGATCCTCCGTCCATCACCCTTACCTGCAGCTGTGgacccagccacacccacctcgGCTCCTGCCCCTGTACAGCCTGCACCCACCCCGCCAACTGTACCCATGGGACTGCAGATTCTCACTCAGCCCTTGCCAGTGGCATGCTTCAACCTGGCCCTGCCTAGCCCTCCAGCCATAGCTGTGGCAGCCGcagccccagcctcagctccagcccctgccccagccccagccccagcccctactcTTGCCCCTGCTTCAGCTCGAGCTCCAGTTGCTACTGCAGCCCCAGAAGATTCTCCAGAGCAGCACTTTACAGGGCTGCATGCATCCCTGTGTGATGCCATCTCGGGCTCCGTGGCCCACTCCCCACCAGAGAAGCTGCGTGAGTGGCTCGCAATGACTGGGCCATGGGGCCGGGCTGCATGGCAGGACTGCCAGGGTGTGCAGGGACTGCTCAGCAAGTTGCTGTCCCAGTTGCAGAGATTCGTATGCACACAGCAGTGCCCCTTTCCCCATGTGGTACGGGCTGGTGCCATCTTTGTGCCCATCCACCTGGTGAAGGAGCGGCTCTTCCCACGGCTGCCCCCCGCCTCTGTGGACCATGTGCTGCAGGAGCACCGTGTGGAGCTGCGGCCTACCACACTATCAGAGGAGCGGGCGCTGCGGGAGCGTGCCCTGCACGGCTGCACCTCACGCATGCTGAAGCTGCTGGCACTGCGCCAGCTGCCTGACATCTACCCCGACCTGCTGGGCCTACAGTGGCGAGACTGCGTGCGCCGCCAGCTGGGTGAGCATGGGGCAGCCCCAGTAGCCACCAGAGCTGTGAGTGAGTGA